The Rhodohalobacter sp. SW132 genomic sequence ACGCGGGCAGTTTGCTTGAGATTTCAGGTTCTGAAGAGGGCGAAAATGACGGACGATACGCGGTTCTGAGCGCAGCAGATGCCGGGACTGATACAGAAATAGCCATCGAAAAAGTGGAGAGTATCGTACAGGATAGACTTTTGTCTATCAACCTGGATGAAGAGTGCGAATGCTCACTTACCGATCCCTACACCTGTATGGCGCATGTGGTGCTGCCCTACTGGCCGGGCCGTTTTATTAACAACGACTTCAGAACCTTTTTTGAAAAGACCCTGCGCCGCGAAGCCCCGGCCCATGTCTACGTGAATATCTGCTGGGTGAGCAACCGCCACATGGCCGTATTTGAGCGTGCCTTCAAACGGTGGCTGATCGAAAACAGCAGGGCCGCCGCAGATCCCGTTTCCCTGTCGAATGCCCTTGGCGAGTGGATCAATAGCATTGAACAGCTCAGAAACGTCTATCCCACAGGTACGCTGCACGACTGCGATGAAGATGAAAATCTTGAAAACTCCATCATTTTAAACCATTCCGTTTTGGGTGAACTTTAAATCCAGCCTATTATGAGCACTATAATCAACACATATCCGGTTTTTGAAAGCAGCCAGGTTCTTACCAGCTCCCAGCTTAATCAGGTGGTCTCTTATCTCGATCAGCAAGGACGCCTCACCCGCACACGGCTGATTGGCATGGGCATTGTCTGTGGACTGGAACTCAGCTACGACGATTCAGGAGGTGATCTTCATATAACCATATCGAAGGGTACCGCCGTCACTTCTGAAGGGTACCTCATTAAGCTTGGGAACTGCGTAACGTCCTGGTATCGTCCCTATAGCCTTCCGGAAAGCGTAAAATACGCACCGTTTGACAATACAGATCCGGCCATCACTCTCTTTGAACTACTCCGGGAACAACCGGAAGATGGTTCTGATGTGATTTCACTCAATTCCGATCCCGGTTTCCTGGACGACAAATTCGTCTTGCTGTTTCTTGAAGCATATGACAACGACATCAAACCATGCCTTGGCAACACCTGTGATGAGCTGGGGATCGATCGTATCTTTACGATTCGAAAACTCCTGATCAATAGGGATGACCTGGATGAACTCCTGGAACACTCCGCAAACGTGGGGAATCTCTACCCGAAGAAGTTTGATCTGCCGGATATGGTGATGCCGCGCACTCTGTTTGATCCCGATGCGGATCACAGCCAGGAGGTTTCGGCCTTTACCAATCATCACATTTCATCCATTCATCCGGTTTTCACCGTCCTGTTTGGTGAAAAAAACGGTGATGGTGCAAGAACGCCGGGAGCCCTGCATCAAAGCTATTCGGTGTATGATCTTCTGCTGGGAGCGGAATACGGTTTTGAAAATCCGTTTGGCAGCATGGAAATCAATGGTCTGATTGACGACTTTGAAACCTATCTCGCAGACGCATCGGATTCAGGTACAAATACGCCCGGAATACAGTACTTCTCCGATTTTATGAAGGATCTGATACTGGCCTACGATGAATTCCGGGAAACCGCGTTTGAGCTGGTGTCCGAATGCTGCCCGGATATGTCCCGTTTCCCGAAACATGTGATGCTGGGACGTGCAGCAACAGAGCATGAGACACCGGAGGAGGTCGCAGAATATCGCCATGGGTTTGTTCAGCCGCCCATTTACAACCACCAGAAATACCTGATGGAAAAAGCGGTGTCACTTCACAAACGTCTCGTGCTGATGGTTGAATCTTTCAGCCTGGATCTTATTCAAAACCCGGATCCCGATGGCGAAGAAATGAATCCGCTGCGAATCACGCCGAGTGACGAAAAAAACACGCCGCTGAGCCGGCGATCCATCCCTTTTTATTACGACATCAAAAGCGAGGGTCAATTCACCGAAGATGATACGCTCGAACAGCACTGGAATTTCGATCTTGCCAGGAGAGCTGGGCCGGGAGAGAATGTCGAGGTACTGAGTTATCACAACCAGGCGGAAGATCAGTCAGAAATACTGAGTCCAACCGAAACGCCGCTTTATTACGATTTGGATAGCTATCCGTTTCTTCGGATTGAGGGACTGCTTGGCCGCCACCACGGAGAGATCATCGAACGCCTGCAATCCTTACAAAGGACATTTAACCTTCCGTTTGATGTAACCGCTCTACAGCTTGATCCGGAAGCCAACCTGCTGAGTCCCGACTACAGCTGCGGATTTGAGGACTTGCAGGAGGAGTATAAATCAGCTCAAAGTAATTATTGCGGCTTCACCCGGGATTTGATGCAGTTGTTAAGATTTGCAATTGAACATCAGGAATCCCTTTTCGGATCCGATGAAGAGACCACCGAAGATCTGCACAGTCTGGGTGATATTTCGAAATCCTTCCAAACAGTATGCCGGCAGCTTCCCGAATGTCTCGATGAATTTAGTTTTGTTGATTTCCAGCAAAGCTATAAAGAAGCCCTTCAACAGCTTCTCCATTTTATTCTTATCGAAAAGCGATTGCTGGAAGAGATCGATTTTAACGAAAGAGAAGACAGTGAGCTGGTACAGGCCATTAACGGTTTCATTCAGCATCTGTCTCCGCTTCTGTATCGGTTCGTGGATCTGTTGTTTTATAACACATTTTTGCGGGTGTACTTGTCGTTCAGACGCCGGGAGTATTACCTGCAGCAGAAGAACGTTTTCTCATCCTATCTTCGAAACCATCCCGGGGTTGTTCACCAGGCCGGAGTTCCGAAAGGCGGCACGTTTATCGTGCTGTACAACAGCGCCGAAGAGCCCGCCGTTATCGGAGATTTTTCCCTCCCCTATCTGTGCTGTGGCACAGATCACTGCATCCCAATGTGTGATGAACGGGACGGAGATTTTGTTCCCGATATTCCACCCTTTGCACGGCCAGATTTTGTGGTAACTACAATCGGCCGTCCGGTTGAAATTCGAGTATCCGTAAACGATTATGGCATGGAAAACCGGCCTCTGGCGGTGGAAATTGAACAGGAAGAGACAGAAGGCGGTTCTATAAGTTTAACCGATGAAGAGGGAACCATTCTATACAGACCCCATGAAGTGTTTCAGGGTGTGGACCGGTTCTACTATATTCTCATTGATAGAGAAACCGGAAATTCTGACCAGGGCCTTGTCACTGTTTTAGTAAAAGAGGAAGATGTGGACCGGCGATCCGGTTGCTATCCTCCCGAAATTTTAACTTGCTGGGCGGATGGGGATGTGGATAAACTTTTAGAAATCTATCAAAGACGCGAGCCTGATGACCCTGTCGGTGATGATATTCAAACCGTCGC encodes the following:
- a CDS encoding carboxypeptidase-like regulatory domain-containing protein, whose amino-acid sequence is MSTIINTYPVFESSQVLTSSQLNQVVSYLDQQGRLTRTRLIGMGIVCGLELSYDDSGGDLHITISKGTAVTSEGYLIKLGNCVTSWYRPYSLPESVKYAPFDNTDPAITLFELLREQPEDGSDVISLNSDPGFLDDKFVLLFLEAYDNDIKPCLGNTCDELGIDRIFTIRKLLINRDDLDELLEHSANVGNLYPKKFDLPDMVMPRTLFDPDADHSQEVSAFTNHHISSIHPVFTVLFGEKNGDGARTPGALHQSYSVYDLLLGAEYGFENPFGSMEINGLIDDFETYLADASDSGTNTPGIQYFSDFMKDLILAYDEFRETAFELVSECCPDMSRFPKHVMLGRAATEHETPEEVAEYRHGFVQPPIYNHQKYLMEKAVSLHKRLVLMVESFSLDLIQNPDPDGEEMNPLRITPSDEKNTPLSRRSIPFYYDIKSEGQFTEDDTLEQHWNFDLARRAGPGENVEVLSYHNQAEDQSEILSPTETPLYYDLDSYPFLRIEGLLGRHHGEIIERLQSLQRTFNLPFDVTALQLDPEANLLSPDYSCGFEDLQEEYKSAQSNYCGFTRDLMQLLRFAIEHQESLFGSDEETTEDLHSLGDISKSFQTVCRQLPECLDEFSFVDFQQSYKEALQQLLHFILIEKRLLEEIDFNEREDSELVQAINGFIQHLSPLLYRFVDLLFYNTFLRVYLSFRRREYYLQQKNVFSSYLRNHPGVVHQAGVPKGGTFIVLYNSAEEPAVIGDFSLPYLCCGTDHCIPMCDERDGDFVPDIPPFARPDFVVTTIGRPVEIRVSVNDYGMENRPLAVEIEQEETEGGSISLTDEEGTILYRPHEVFQGVDRFYYILIDRETGNSDQGLVTVLVKEEDVDRRSGCYPPEILTCWADGDVDKLLEIYQRREPDDPVGDDIQTVANALHQSLRRTGGFTDNELDRTTRLEDPEERRFLLQCIYPDLSTENIERDELGRRIRQYQEENCGNHENPCTVTEVWGQVVDHSTGEPIPGATIMVEGTSRGATTDMEGNFYLNLGQAGQTLRVNNIGYTTQRVDICHEAEIQIMLQENELRTVGINVNFLDRRELVRILDHRNIGTDDVQNEEEAFTKLNSSERGNSLTREELQFLKNDTLKKTLDDKGISYLSQDNKDDLVNKLLRG